The stretch of DNA CCGCCATGAAGGGCAGCTGCACGACCGCGCCAGCTACCGCTACTACTGGTCGCTGCTGCAGCGCGCGCAGGCCACCGGCACGCCGCTGCCGGCGAATGTGGAAGCGCTGTTCTTCGGCTGAAGCCGGTTCCCGGACCCATCCACCCATCCCATCATCATCCGCAGTGCCCAAGGAGACACGGATGCCTGCCTCGAAGCTTGCCGCAACCGACCCCACGCTCGACCTCGCACCCGACTCCGGAGCCAGCGTGCCGGCCGCGCCGCGGGNNNNNNNNNNNNNNNNNNNNNNNNNNNNNNNNNNNNNNNNNNNNNNNNNNNNNNNNNNNNNNNNNNNNNNNNNNNNNNNNNNNNNNNNNNNNNNNNNNNNTTGAGCAGCGCATCGACAACAAGATCATCCGTCCCAGCGCCAACTACACCGGGCCGGAGAACCTGAAGTTCGTGCCGATCGGCAAGCGCAAGTGAAGCCGGCCCAAGTGAAGCCGGCCCAACAGCGGCGCCGATTATGTAACCAAAGCCCAGAGCACTACGCCGCCCAGGCCAAATCGTAGAGAATAGCGGCGGCAATGATCCCAGCGCCGCCCGCCTGCCGGGGGCACATGACCATAAATCGATTTCAGTATCCGAAAGGCACTCACAAAATGAAACATCTTGTCCTTGCCGCCTGCATCGGCGCCTTCAGCCTGACCACCGCCACCGCCGTGATGGCGCAGGAGCCGGCCAAGAAGACCACCACCAAGAAGAAGTCGTCGACCAAGAAGAAGGCCGCCGCCGGCGCGGCCGCCGCGGCCGGCACCGCTGCGGCGGTGACCCCGAGCGGCGAGAAGTGGCAATGCGAGCTGGGCAACAGCCTGTATATCGCCGGCGACATGCTGCGTGACGAAATCCTGACCGTGCACTGGCAAGGCCGCGACTACAAGCTGCCGCGCCAGGCCACGGTGACCGGCGCCGACCGCTACTACGACGCCCGCACCGGCCTGGACCTGGTGGTGATCCCGAGCAAGGCCATGCTGTTCAACAAGAACCTGGGCCAGCGCCTCGCCGACGATTGCCAGAGTGCCGCCATGCAGGCCGGCGCCGCGGCCCCGACCCAGGCCGGCGGCCTGCGCGCGCCGGCCACCACCCCGCTGCTGGTTACCCCGCCGGACGGCCAGACGATTCAGCCGGGAAGCACCCAGCAAACCGCCGCGCCCAAGCAGTAAGCCGTACCGGGGCGCTGGCGGCCGCTGCCTTGCGGCCGCCAGCGCCCTTTTGCCTTGCCGTGCCGGGTGGCGGCCAAGCCGCACCCCGGTTAGAGTATGCAGTTGCAGTGCGCTGCCTGCCTCGGACCGCGGTCAAACGCCGTGGCAGCGCACCGGGGTCTCGATTCAGGTCCGAGCCAATGCCATCGCATCATCCTTCGATCGGAGTACGGCAATGCCCCACAACCTCAAGAACACGCTAAAAGAATTCAGCATCGGCTCTTCCGGCAAGGGCCAGTATTACTCCCTGCCCCAGCTGGGCGAGGCACTGGACCTGGACATCGGCCGCCTGCCGGTGTCGATCCGCGTGGTGCTGGAATCGGTGCTGCGCAACTGCGACGGCAAGAAGGTCACCGAGGAACACGTCCGCCAGCTGGCCAACTGGAAGCCCAACGCCGAGCGCGTCGACGAGATTCCCTTCGTGGTGGCGCGCGTGGTCTTGCAGGACTTCACCGGGGTGCCGCTGCTGGCCGACCTGGCGGCGATGCGCAACGTCGCCGAGAAGATGGGCAAGAACCCCAAGCAGATCGAGCCGCTGGTGCCGGTGGACCTGGTGGTCGACCACTCGGTGCAGATCGACCACTTCCGCGAAAAGAAGGCGCTGGACCTGAACATGCAGCTGGAATTCCAGCGCAACAACGAGCGCTACCAGTTCATGAAGTGGGGCATGCAGGCCTTCGACACCTTCGGCGTGGTGCAGCCGGGCTTCGGCATCGTGCACCAGGTCAACCTGGAATACCTGGCGCGCGGCGTGCACCGCAAGGACGGCGTCTACTACCCTGACACGCTGGTCGGCACCGATTCGCACACCACCATGATCAACGGCATCGGCGTGGTCGGCTGGGGCGTCGGCGGCATCGAGGCCGAGGCCGGCATGCTGGGCCAGCCGGTGTACTTCCTGACGCCGGACGTGGTCGGCGTCGAACTCAAGGGCCGCCTGCGCGAAGGCGTCACCGCCACCGACCTGGTGCTGACCATCACCGAGATGCTGCGCAAGGAGAAGGTGGTGGGCAAGTTCGTCGAATTCTTCGGCGAAGGCACCGCCAGCCTGGCCCTGCCCGACCGCGCCACCATCGGCAACATGGCGCCCGAATACGGCGCCACCATGGGCTTCTTCCCGGTGGACGAGAAGACCATCGAATACTTCCGCGGCACCGGCCGCACCGACGAGGAAATCGCCGCGTTCGAGGGCTATTTCCGGGCGCAGGACATGTTCGGCATCCCCGGCGCCGGCGAGATCGACTACAGCAAGGTGGTGACGCTGGACCTGGCCACGGTGGCGCCGTCGCTGGCGGGCCCCAAGCGCCCGCAGGACCGCATCGAGATCGGCAACGTCAAGAGCACCTTTGCCTCGCTGTTCAGCAAGCCGGTGGCCGAAAACGGCTTCAACAAGGATGCCGCCGACCTGAACCGCAGCTACAGCACCGCCGACGGCATCGAAGTGCGCAACGGCGACGTGCTGATCGCCGCCATCACCTCGTGCACCAACACCTCCAACCCCAGCGTGCTGCTGGGCGCCGGCCTGCTGGCCAAGAAGGCGGTCGAAGCCGGCCTGAGCGTGGCGCCGCATATCAAGACCTCGCTGGCGCCGGGCAGCCGCGTGGTCACCGAATACCTGAAGGCCGCGGGCCTGCTGCCCTACCTGGAAAAGCTGGGCTTCGGCGTGACCGCCTACGGCTGCACCACCTGCATCGGCAATGCCGGCGACCTGACGCCCGAGCTGAACGAGGCCATCACCAGCAACGACCTGGTCGCGGCCGCGGTGCTGTCGGGCAACCGCAATTTCGAGGCCCGCATCCATCCCAACATCCGCGCCAACTTCCTCGCCTCGCCCCCGCTGGTGGTGGCCTATGCCATCGCCGGCAACGTCACGCGCGACCTGATGACCGAGCCGGTCGGCAAGGGCAAGGACGGCCGCGACATCTGGCTGGGCGACATCTGGCCAAGCTCCGACGAGATCCACGCCCTGATGAAGTACGCGATGGACGCCAAGACCTTCAAGGGCAACTACGAGCAGGTCAAGAAGCCGAGCAAGCTGTGGGGCGCGATCCAGGGCACCAAGGGCCAGGTCTACGACTGGCCCCGCTCGACCTATATCGCCGAGCCTCCTTTCTTCCAGGACTTCAGCATGGAGCCGTCGGCGACCTCGGCGAGCGTGCGCGGCGCGCGCGCGCTGGGCATCTTCGGCGATTCGGTGACCACCGACCATATCTCGCCGGCCGGCTCGATCAAGGACACCTCGCCGGCGGGCAAGTACCTGCTCTCGCACGGCGTGCTCAAGGCCGACTTCAACAGCTACGGCTCGCGCCGCGGCAACCATGAGGTGATGATGCGCGGCACCTTCGCCAACGTGCGCATCAAGAACCTGATGATCCCGCCGACGGCGGACGGTGCGCGCGTGGAAGGCGGCATCACCATCCACCAGCCCACCGGCGAGCAGATGTCGATCTATGACGCGGCGATGAAGTATGTCGCCGAGGGCACGCCCACGGTGGTGTTCGGCGGCGAAGAATACGGCACCGGCTCGTCGCGCGACTGGGCCGCCAAGGGCACCCAGCTGCTGGGCGTGAAGGCCGTGATCGCGCGCAGCTTCGAGCGCATCCACCGCTCCAACCTCGTCGGCATGGGGGTGCTGCCGCTGCAGTTCAAGGGCGCCGACAGCGCCCAGACGCTGGGTATCACCGGCAACGAGACCTTCGACATCGAAGGCATCGAGGGCGACCTGAAGCCGCAGCAGGACGTGGTGCTGGTGATCACGCGCGCCAACGGCGACGTGCAGCGCGTGCCGGTGCTGCTGCGCATCGATACGCCGATCGAGGTCGACTACTACAACCACGGCGGCATCCTGCCGTTCGTGCTGCGCCAGCTGCTGGCCGCCTGAGCGCCATCAGCGCCATCAGCGCCATCCGCGCCAACGACGCCGCCCGTCCCGCCCTTTCCAGGTCCGGGGCAGGCGGCGTTTTTTCATTGGCGCTTGCGACCCGGGCATCACCTGCGGGCCCGCGCGCCGCGTGTAAGTTTGACGCAAGCCATGGCTGTCAAACTGTGTCGCACAAGAACGCGGCCGAACGACCGCAAGCCGGACCCCGGCATCACCCAGAACCAGGAGACACCATGGTCAAGATCCTCATCGCATTCATCGTGGTCGCCGGCGCGGCCCTCTACCTGCTGACCAAGGGCGGCAGCGACGTTTCCATTTCCGGCGAATCGCACAGCGTCGAGAGCCATGCGCCCGCGGCCCCGGCAGCGTCCGCGGCCCCCGCCCCGGCCGAGAAATAATCGTCGCGCAGGCAGCAGCATCCACAACGACCGCACGCATATAGCGGTCTCCCTGTCAACGCAACGAGTAGAATACCGTTTTACGCAAAAAACGGACGGTTTCTTTCTATGGCAGGTTTTCGCCCCAAGGCTTCCCCGCGACTCTCTCCCGACGCCGAGCGTCTGGTGGCCGATGCGCTCGCCCTCGACGCATCGGGCAGCCGCATGGAGGACGGATACTGGGAGCGGCGGCTTTCGCAGCGCCTTGGCCGCCTGCTGAAGAACGGTAGCCAGACCGCGCTCGACGCGGCGCTGGAGCACCTGTTCAAGCACAATGCCGACGCCTCCGACGTGCTCGCCGAGCAGGCCGAGACGCTGGCCGAATCCGCCTCGATCGAGGTCGACGGCCAGCACTATGACGCGCTGCTGATCGCCGCGCCGATCCTGGCGCACACCCGCTACGCGATCCCGTCCGGCACGCTCAAGCCCGAACTGGCGCAGACCCTGGCGGTGCACCTGCAGGCACATGTGCTCGCCAACGGCACCAAGGTCGCGCTGTCGCCCTACCTGTACAGCATCGACCAGCTGCCGCGCACGCACAGCGACACCTTCGCGCTGACGCACAAGCTGGCCGCGGCCGCCCTTGCCGGCGCGGTGCCCAAGGTCGACCTGCGCGACCTGCCCGAGACCGCGCCGATCCTGGCCGATCCGCGCTACCTGCTGGCGGTGGTGGTGGCGCCGCGCGAACAGGCGCTGTTCCGCTGGCAGGAAGACGCCAAGGACCATCACGCCGAGCGCTCGACCTGCCTGGAACAATGGCGCAGCCAGGTGCAGCCTTCGGTGGCGCTGCTGCTGCCGGGCTGCGAGTTCGAGCTGCTGCTGCCGGACGCGTTCTTCCTGTCCTGCCGCGAATCTGACAAGAGCATCCGCCCGCTGACCGTGCGCGCCGCCGTCAACTACCTGTGCGGCACGCTGGACATCTCCGCGGGTCAACTGGCCGCGGTGGTGGCCGCCTTCGGCGAGGAAGTGGTCGAGGAATACCGCGTCGGCTTCACCATGCGCGGCGAGAAGGATGTGATCTACGGCATCGTCTGGCCGGTCTACGGCCGCGAAGCCGGCGAGGTCGATGCCGACGAAAAAGGCAATCCGCTCGAGCAGATCTGCGAGGAACTGCGCAATGCCGGCGTCGAGGACATCTTCCGCCACGCCGCGCTGTTCGATCCGGAATACTGCGAAGATTGCGGCACGCCGCTGTACGCCGACCGCAACGGCGAGATCGTCCACGCCGAGCTGCCGGAAGACGCGCCGACGCAGCAGCCGCTGTTCCACTAAGACGCGCTGGCAGCGAGCCAGGCAGCGAAACGGCCCGCATGCGGGCCGTTTTTCATCGAGCGTTCAGCCGGGCTGCCGCTCGCTGACGCAGCGCCACAAGCCATGGCCGGAGGCCGCGTACTTGCGCTCGAACGGCGTCATCGGCTGCGCCGGCGCCCAGGCCTCGATCCGCGCCGGCCGTCCCGCCAGTTCCAGCGCCTGCGCGAACTCGTCGATATAGATGCGCCAGTTGCTGCGGCACTCGAGGTAGTCGCCGCACGCCGCCAGCGCCGGGAACACCGCGTGCCCTTGCCAGCGCCGCCCCAGGTGGCCGATTTTCGGCCACGGGTTCGGGTACAGCACGTAGTGGCGCGCCACCGGCACCGCATCCGCCTGCAGCAGCCGCCAGACATCGACCAGATCGGCGCGGGCCCAGCAGAAATTCGCCGGCATCGGCGCTTCGCCCCACCAGTCCTTGCCGGCGGCCAGGCGCTTTTCGGACTGGTCGACGCCGATGACGAAATGGCCGGGGAACTGCGTGGCCAGGCGCAGCGTGCTTTCGCCGACGCCGCAGCCGGCATCGAGGATCAGCGGCGCGCCGCCAGTCTGCTGCCAGCGCTGCAGCGCCGCGGCCAGCTCGCGCCGGCTGGGCTCGCCGATGGGCTTGCGGAACGGCTCTGCCAGGTGGCGCGCGACGCGCGCGGCGAGGTGTTCATGGACATCGGACTGCGCCGAGACGATGGTGCGGGAATTGGCGAACATGGACGCCATTTTACCGGGCAGCCCTGCCAGCAAGGCTGCAACCATGCCACTTTAGCGGCACAATGCGGGACAAACCCGTCTGAGAACCCGTCCGCGACCGCGCTAACCCGTACGAGGAGCCTGCCCGATGACCATGATCCACGCCCTGCCGCCGCAACGTCCGCCGCGCCGCCGTGTCACTCCCGCGCGCCGCGCGGTGCTCCGTGCCGCCGCGGCGCTCGTCTTCGGCAGCGCCGCCTTCACCCTGCTGCCGGCCGGCGCCGCGCATGCCGAAGACCTGCGCATCGGCCTGGCCGCCGACGTCACGTCGATGGATCCGCACTGGAACAATGCCGGTCCCAACAACGCCATTGCCCTGCACGTGTTCGAGTCGCTGGTGTTCATGGACAAGAACGCGCGCTACATCCCCGGGCTGGCGCTGTCGTGGAAGCCGGTCAACGCCATCACCTGGGAAATCAAGCTGCGCCCCAACGTGAAGTGGCACGACGGCTCGCCCTTTACCAGCGAAGACGTCAAGGCCTCGCTGGAGCGGCCGGAGAAGCTGGTCAACAGCCCGGGCTCGTTCACCAGCTACACCAAGCCGATCGCCCGCATCGACACGCCCGACCCGCTCACCGTGCGCCTGACCATGAGCGTGCCCAACTACGCCAACCTGGCCAATGACCTGAACAGCGTGCCGATCATGCCAAAGAAGGTCGCGGCCACGCTGACGCAGAACGATTTCGACTCGGGCAAGGCCATGATCGGCACCGGCCCGTTCAAGTTCGTGCGTTTTGCGCGCGGCCAGGAAATCGTGATGGCACGCAATCCCGACTACTGGGGCCCGAAGCCCGAGTGGGACCGCGCGGTGTTCCGCATCATCACCGACAACGGCGCGCGCAGCGCCGCGCTGCTGGCGGGCGATGTCGACGTGATCGAAAGCGTGCCCTCGGCCGACGTCGCCAAGCTCAGGCAGAACCCGAAGTTCAAAATCGAGCAGCAGGTGTCGTGGCGCACCGTGTTCTGGCAGATGGACCAGTCGCGCGACAACCCGCCCTTTGTCACCGACAAGGCGGGCAAGCCGCTGGGCAAGAATCCGTTCAAGGACGCGCGCGTGCGCGCCGCGGTCAGCAAGGCGCTGAACCGCGACGCCATCGTCAGCCGCATCATGGAGGGCCTGGCGGTGCCGGCCTCGTCGATCGTGTCGCCGCAGATCTTCGGCCATCCCGGCACCAAACCCGAAGCCTACGACCCGGAAGGCGCGAAGAAGCTGCTGGCCGCGGCGGGCTACCCGGACGGTTTCGCCCTGACGCTGCACGCCACCAACAACCGCTACCTGAACGACGCCGCGGTGGCGCAGGCCACCGCCAGCATGCTGACCCGCATCGGCATCCAGACCAGGGTGGAAACCATGCCGGTGGCGGCCTACTTCACGCGCGCGCGCCAGGGCGAGTTTGCCTTCCAGATGCTGGGCTGGGGCTCGGCCGCCGCCGACGTGGCGCTGCGCTCGATCACCGGCACGCCCAACCCGAAGACCGGCTACGGCACCTGGAACTGGGGCAAGTACAGCAACCCGCAGCTGGACCAGCTGATCGAGAAATCGCTGACCACGGTCAGCAGCGACAAGGCGCGCGAGGACAATGCCCGCGCGGCCGCCAGGTTTGCGCTGGCCGACCACGCGATCATTCCATCGCACAGCCAGCTGGCGATGTGGGCGATGAAGAAGGGTCTGAAGTACGAGGCGCGCACCGACGAGTGGTCGCTGGCGCAGTTCTTTCACAAGGAGTGAAGGCGTCCGCGCGCCCGGGGTTTCCTCCTCTCTCCCGCTTGCGGGGGAGAGGTGCTTAAATCATCAACCGCTCTTCCTGCCGCGCATTGGCCGCGCGCAGCTTCTGCACCCAGTCCCGCGCCGGCAGCCCGGTGGTGTCCTCGATCACGTCGGCGCGCGCTTCCAGCACGTCCCACGCCACATCGATTTCCGGCCCGTTGAAGGCCAGCGCGATGATGTTGCCGTCATGCACTTCCGGGAACACCAGCACGCGGTTGTCGAAGGCATCGCAGATGCGCGCGATGTTCTTCGGAAAGCTGTCGTGGTCGCCGAACAGGTTGATCGTCATCACACCCGGCGCCTTCAGCGTGCGGCGGCAGGCGCGGTAGAACGCGGTGGTGTCCAGCACCGGGCCGCGCGCGGTGGCGTCGTACAGGTCGACCTGCAGCACGTCGACGGCGCCGGCGTGGGCGCCGTCCATCACGTAGTCCCAGGCGTCCTGCTCGCGCACGGTCAGCCGCGCGTCGTCCTCGCGCAGGCCGAACATGCTGCGCCCGGCGACGATCACGGCGGGGTTCAGCTCCACAGCGGTCACGCGCGCGCGGCTGAACTGGCGATGGCAGAACTTGGTCAGCGCCGCGGCGCCCAGGCCCAGCTGCACCACGTGGAATTCATCGACCGACGGCGACAGGAACAGCAGCCAGGCCATCATCTGCTGCGCGTATTCCAGCTCGATCGCATCCGGCTTGCGCAGCCGCATCGCGCCCTGCACCCACTCGGTGCCGAAGTGCAGGTAGCGCACGCCTTCCATTTCCGAGAACGTCACCGGCGCGAAGCGCGGCGTCATGCGTTTTTCTTCGCGGGCTGGCGCCTCGCCACGGGTGCGGGTGCCGCGTGCCGGACGGCGCGAGGCCACGGCTTCAATCGATTTGCGTTTCAGTAGGGTCATGTCGTCGAGAAAGGCGTTCGCCGCCCACGCCGAGGCGATGGAGGCGATGGGAACGAACGCGGATTTACCTGGCCAGCGCCGCCTGCGCGCGCTGCAGCCAGGCGCGGTTGTGGTCGCGGGCGTGGCGCGGCCAGTGGCGGGCGTCGTGGATGATTTCGGCATACAGCCGCTGCGCGCGCTCGCGGTCGGCCGGGTCGGGCTGGGCCGCCAGCCAGTCGGCGAACAGGCAGCGCGGGGCGGCGTCGCTGGCGCTGGTCAGCGCCTGCTCGAAGGCGGCGCGCGTGCCGGCCGCGCCGGTGGCGGCCAGGGCTTGCGCGTACAGCAGGGCCGGCTCCGGCTGCTGGCGCGCGCGCGGCTGGGCCGCGAACAGCTTTTCCAGCGTCGCTTGCGCGCCGGGCGCATCGCCGGTGGCGAACTGCGCCTGCGCCAGGCCTTGCAGCAGCGCGGGATCGGTCGCGAATGGGCCGTTGGCGGCCGCCTGGTAGTGCTGCAGCGCCTCGGCCGGCTCGCCGGCGGCCAGCAGCGCCGCGCCCAGGCGCATGCGGTGCGCCACCGTCGGGGCCCGATCGAAATCCGAGCGGGCCTCGCGCACCGCGCGGTTGGGATCGACCAGCTGCGTGATGGCGCGCGTCGCCGCGCGCGCCCCGCGCGACTGGCGCAGCTCGGGCAGGTAGATCGCAAAGAAATAGACCACGCTGCCGAGGCCCGGGAACAGGAACAGGATCAGCAGCCAGTACATGTTCTGGTGCGTGCGCACCGCGTGCACGGCAAAGAACAGTGCAACGATGATATGGATGCTGATGCCGAAAATACGCATAGGGAAATCACCTTTGAAACCACGGCGGGCGCGCCAGCCGCCGGCATTGTGACAGAAAGGCGCGGCGGCGGCCCGGGCGCGGGCGCCGCATAGGGTTGCAAACGGGGCTGCGGACAGGCCCTCAGGATGCCAGAAGCGCCTCGCGGCGGAAAAAAAATGCGGCCCCGGCAGCGCCGGTTTTGCAACCGGTGCCCGCCAGGGCCTGCTGGTTGACGCGCGTCGCCGTGCTAGCGATAGACCAGCACCGGGATCTTGCTGTGCGTCAGCACCTTCAGCGTCTCGCTGCCGATCAGCATGCCCTGGATGCCGCGCCGCCCGTGCGATGCCATCACGATCAGGTCGCAGCCCTTGTCCTCGGCGGTCTTGATGATGGCTTCGTAGGGATGGTCGTTGACGGCGTAGGCGGTGTCGCACGGCACGCCCGCCGCGCTGGCTTCCTCGGCGCGCTCGCGCAGGTACTGCGTGGCGCCCGCCGCGGCTTCCTTGACGTAGGTTTCGCGCGTGTCCTCCAGCATCTCGACCTGGTAGGTCAGCACGTGGTAGTTCGGACAGACCCGCACCGCGGTGGTACGCGCCCCCATGTCCCGCGCCAGCGCGAGCGCCTTGCGGAACGCCGATTCAGACAGGTCGGAGCCATCGACCGCCAGCAGCAGATGCTTGAACATGATTGCCTCCTTGCCGCATATTTGCCGGCTCAGGCAACTCACTTCCGATGCATTCGCGCCATGCGTCAGAAAGTGCGAGCCCGCAAGGCGCACAAGGAGCGGCCGATACTCCCGGTTTGGAATCATGGGCCGGCCCGATTCCAGTATAGGTGCGCGATGGCCCACGACAATCCGGAACGCGTCACTTCCGGGCAGGCCGATTCCATACGCGCAATGCCGGCAGCGAGCCCCTCAGTCCAGCAGGCTGCGCCATAACGAAAGCTTCTGCTCGAAGCTGCGCGCGGCATGCGCCGGGCTGGACGAGGGCAGCACCACGGTCTCGTAGCCCTGCGCGGCGAACTGCGGCGCAAAGCGGCCTGAGGTGCCGCCGTTGAAGCCGATGCGCCGCAGCGACGGCGCCAGTGCGCGCAGGCGCGTGAAATCGTTGGCCTGCGGATAACGGATATTGCTGTCCAGGCTGCCTTCGCGCTGGCACGCGCCCAGCACGTCCCACACGCCGATGCGATGCGCCAGCAGCCGCACCAGCCGTTCGGCATAGGGCAGTTCCGCCAGCGGCTCGCCGGTCAGCGCGCCCAGCAGCGGCCAGAACTGGTTGCGCGGATGGGCGTAATACTGGCGCGCGGCGAGCGACGCGGCACCGGGAAAGCTGCCCAGCACCAGCACGCGGGTGTGGGCGTCGATGACGGGGGGCAGGCCCTGGTGGAGGTCGATCTTGGGGGGCGTAGTGGCGGACATGGCAAAGAGGGCGATGCAGACGGCCGCGAGTGTTGCCTGCCCTCTTCCATTTATGGGAGAGGCAGACAACCAACGCTGTGCAAGCCCGCATCGCAGCCGTCAGGCCAGCAGCTTGTTCACGCGCTGCACGTAGGCCGCCGGGTCTTCCAGCATGCCGCCTTCGGCCAGCAGCGCCTGGTCGAACAGCACCTGCAGGCGGTCGCTGAAGGCATCCCCCGATTGCTCGCCTTGCAGGTCCCGCAGCTTCTTCACCAGCGCGTGTTCCGGGTTCAGTTCCAGGATCGGCCGGGCATCCGGCGCCTTCTGGCCGGCCTGCTTGAGCAGGCGCTGCAGGTAGCCGCTCATGTCGCCCTCGTCCGACACCAGGCACGATGCCGATGCAGTCAGGCGCAGCGTCACGCGCACGTCCTTGGCCTTGCCGGCCAGCACGGCCTTGGCGCGCTCGACCACATCCTTCCAGTCGGCTTCGGCCTTTTCCTGCTCGGCCTTCTCGGCCTCGTCGGCAAGCTTGCCCAGGTCGAGGTCGCCGCGCGCCACCGACACCAGCTCCTTGCCGTCGAATTCGCGCAGGAACGACAGCATCCATTCATCGACACGGTCGGTCAGCAGCAGCACTTCGATGCCCTTCTTGCGGAACACTTCCAGGTGCGGGCTGTTCTTCGCGGCGGACCAGGTGTCGGCCGTGACGTAGTAGATCTTGTCCTGCCCTTCCTTCATCCGGCCGACATAGGCGGCCAGCGACACGTTCTGCTCGGCGGTGTCGTTATGGGTCGAGGCGAAGCGCAGCAGCTTTGCCACGCGCTCCTGGTTGGCCTGGTCTTCGCCGGCGCCTTCCTTCAGCGCCTGGCCGAATTGCTGCCAGAAGGTGTCGTACTTGGCGCGCTCGGCTTCGTCCTCGCTGTCGGCCATCGATTCCAGCATCGACAGCACGCGCTTGGTGCAGCCCTCGCGGATCGCCTTGACGTCGCGGCTCTCCTGCAGCAGCTCGCGCGACACGTTCAGCGGCAGGTCGGCGGAATCGACCACGCCCTTGACCCAGCGCAGGTAGCCCGCCAGCAGCTGCTCGGCGTCGTCCATGATGAAGACGCGCTTCACGTACAGCTTCAGGCCGGCCTTGTGGTTGCGATCCCACAGGTCGAACGGCGCGCGCGCCGGGATGTACAGCAGCTGGGTGTATTCGCTGCGGCCTTCGACGCGGTTGTGGGTCCACGCCAGCGGCGCCTCGTTGTCGTGCGCGATGTGCTGGTAGAACGCGGTGTACTGCTCGTCGGTGATGTCGGACTTGGCGCGGGTCCACAACGCGCTGGCCTGGTTCACGCTCTCCCACTCGTCGGTGCGCTTGTAGGCGCTGGCCTCGGCGTCCCACACTTCCTTGGGCATGCGGATCGGCAGCGAGATATGGTCCGAATACTTCTGGATGATGCTCTTCAGGCGCCACGCCGACAGGAAATCGTCCTCGCCCTCGCGCAGGTGCAGCGTGATGGTGGTGCCGCGCTCGGCGCGCGCGATCGCGTCGACGGTGAACTCGCCGTCGCCGCTGCTTTCCCAGCGCACGGCTTCCTCGGCGCCCAGGCCGGCGCGGCGGGTTTCCACCGTGACCTTGTCGGCTACGATGAAGGCCGAATAAAAGCCCACGCCGAACTGTCCGATCAGCGCCGCGTCCTTCTGCTGGTCGCCGGACAGCTGCTGGAAGAATTCCCTGGTGCCCGAACGGGCGATGGTGCCGAGGTTGCGGATGGCCTCGTCGCGGCTCATGCCGATGCCGTTGTCGGTGATCTTCAGCGTGCGTGCCTGCGCATCGGCCTCGATGCGGATGGCCAGGTCGGCGTCGTTCTCGAGCAGGGACGGATTCGCGATCGCCTCGAAGCGCAGCTTGTCAGTGGCGTCCGAAGCATTAGAGACCAGCTCGCGCAGGAAAATTTCCTTGTTGCTGTACAGCGAGTGGATCATCAGGTGCAGCAGCTGCTTCACTTCCGCCTGGAAGCTCATCGTCTCGTGCGGTGCGGTCATGGTTCTCCTCTTGAAAACAGGCGAATCTGGATAGGTTGGCTGGCCACCGGGGCCGTGCCGGCAAAAATAGGGACGCCCGGGCCATTTTCAAGACCCGGGGGACGCGCCGGGCGCTCGGCTACAGCCGCTCGAGCTGCCGCGCCAGGAAGCGCAGCATGTCCGGATCGCCGCTGCTGGCGACGTTGAAGCGCATCCAGCCGGACGGCATCTGCGACGGCGAAAACAGGCTGCCCGGGGCGAACAGGTAGCCTTCTTCATGGCCGGCGGTGGTGATGGCGTTGGAATCGCGGCCGGTGTCGGCCCACAGGTACATGCCGGCATGCTGGCCGGGGAACAG from Cupriavidus taiwanensis encodes:
- the acnA gene encoding aconitate hydratase AcnA, with the protein product MPHNLKNTLKEFSIGSSGKGQYYSLPQLGEALDLDIGRLPVSIRVVLESVLRNCDGKKVTEEHVRQLANWKPNAERVDEIPFVVARVVLQDFTGVPLLADLAAMRNVAEKMGKNPKQIEPLVPVDLVVDHSVQIDHFREKKALDLNMQLEFQRNNERYQFMKWGMQAFDTFGVVQPGFGIVHQVNLEYLARGVHRKDGVYYPDTLVGTDSHTTMINGIGVVGWGVGGIEAEAGMLGQPVYFLTPDVVGVELKGRLREGVTATDLVLTITEMLRKEKVVGKFVEFFGEGTASLALPDRATIGNMAPEYGATMGFFPVDEKTIEYFRGTGRTDEEIAAFEGYFRAQDMFGIPGAGEIDYSKVVTLDLATVAPSLAGPKRPQDRIEIGNVKSTFASLFSKPVAENGFNKDAADLNRSYSTADGIEVRNGDVLIAAITSCTNTSNPSVLLGAGLLAKKAVEAGLSVAPHIKTSLAPGSRVVTEYLKAAGLLPYLEKLGFGVTAYGCTTCIGNAGDLTPELNEAITSNDLVAAAVLSGNRNFEARIHPNIRANFLASPPLVVAYAIAGNVTRDLMTEPVGKGKDGRDIWLGDIWPSSDEIHALMKYAMDAKTFKGNYEQVKKPSKLWGAIQGTKGQVYDWPRSTYIAEPPFFQDFSMEPSATSASVRGARALGIFGDSVTTDHISPAGSIKDTSPAGKYLLSHGVLKADFNSYGSRRGNHEVMMRGTFANVRIKNLMIPPTADGARVEGGITIHQPTGEQMSIYDAAMKYVAEGTPTVVFGGEEYGTGSSRDWAAKGTQLLGVKAVIARSFERIHRSNLVGMGVLPLQFKGADSAQTLGITGNETFDIEGIEGDLKPQQDVVLVITRANGDVQRVPVLLRIDTPIEVDYYNHGGILPFVLRQLLAA
- a CDS encoding DUF2863 family protein, coding for MAGFRPKASPRLSPDAERLVADALALDASGSRMEDGYWERRLSQRLGRLLKNGSQTALDAALEHLFKHNADASDVLAEQAETLAESASIEVDGQHYDALLIAAPILAHTRYAIPSGTLKPELAQTLAVHLQAHVLANGTKVALSPYLYSIDQLPRTHSDTFALTHKLAAAALAGAVPKVDLRDLPETAPILADPRYLLAVVVAPREQALFRWQEDAKDHHAERSTCLEQWRSQVQPSVALLLPGCEFELLLPDAFFLSCRESDKSIRPLTVRAAVNYLCGTLDISAGQLAAVVAAFGEEVVEEYRVGFTMRGEKDVIYGIVWPVYGREAGEVDADEKGNPLEQICEELRNAGVEDIFRHAALFDPEYCEDCGTPLYADRNGEIVHAELPEDAPTQQPLFH
- the trmB gene encoding tRNA (guanine(46)-N(7))-methyltransferase TrmB — its product is MASMFANSRTIVSAQSDVHEHLAARVARHLAEPFRKPIGEPSRRELAAALQRWQQTGGAPLILDAGCGVGESTLRLATQFPGHFVIGVDQSEKRLAAGKDWWGEAPMPANFCWARADLVDVWRLLQADAVPVARHYVLYPNPWPKIGHLGRRWQGHAVFPALAACGDYLECRSNWRIYIDEFAQALELAGRPARIEAWAPAQPMTPFERKYAASGHGLWRCVSERQPG
- a CDS encoding ABC transporter substrate-binding protein, which codes for MTMIHALPPQRPPRRRVTPARRAVLRAAAALVFGSAAFTLLPAGAAHAEDLRIGLAADVTSMDPHWNNAGPNNAIALHVFESLVFMDKNARYIPGLALSWKPVNAITWEIKLRPNVKWHDGSPFTSEDVKASLERPEKLVNSPGSFTSYTKPIARIDTPDPLTVRLTMSVPNYANLANDLNSVPIMPKKVAATLTQNDFDSGKAMIGTGPFKFVRFARGQEIVMARNPDYWGPKPEWDRAVFRIITDNGARSAALLAGDVDVIESVPSADVAKLRQNPKFKIEQQVSWRTVFWQMDQSRDNPPFVTDKAGKPLGKNPFKDARVRAAVSKALNRDAIVSRIMEGLAVPASSIVSPQIFGHPGTKPEAYDPEGAKKLLAAAGYPDGFALTLHATNNRYLNDAAVAQATASMLTRIGIQTRVETMPVAAYFTRARQGEFAFQMLGWGSAAADVALRSITGTPNPKTGYGTWNWGKYSNPQLDQLIEKSLTTVSSDKAREDNARAAARFALADHAIIPSHSQLAMWAMKKGLKYEARTDEWSLAQFFHKE